A single window of Poecilia reticulata strain Guanapo linkage group LG10, Guppy_female_1.0+MT, whole genome shotgun sequence DNA harbors:
- the cdx4 gene encoding homeobox protein CDX-4, with the protein MYVGYLLDKESGMYHQGPVRRSSINLPPQNFVSSPQYPDFTGYHHVPNMDTHAQSGASWGPSYGAPREDWGAYSLGPPNNLPPPMNNSSPGQVSYCSSEYSHMHPPGAAVLQPPPDNVTVAQLSPERERRNSYQWMSKTAQASSTGKTRTKEKYRVVYTDHQRLELEKEFHFNRYITIRRKSELAVNLGLSERQVKIWFQNRRAKERKLIKKKLGQSDGSSGSVHSDPGSVSPLPVPGSLSPTEIHSSLYPPQGMNTLPSIRNIQQVTVTQ; encoded by the exons atgtACGTTGGATACTTACTGGATAAAGAAAGCGGGATGTATCACCAAGGGCCAGTAAGAAGATCGAGCATCAATCTTCCTCCACAGAACTTCGTTTCGTCTCCACAGTACCCCGACTTTACAGGATACCATCATGTGCCAAACATGGACACGCACGCACAATCCGGGGCCAGTTGGGGACCCTCGTATGGCGCCCCGAGAGAGGACTGGGGTGCATATAGTCTTGGACCTCCTAACAATCTTCCTCCCCCCATGAACAACTCATCTCCTGGACAAGTTTCTTACTGTTCGTCCGAGTACAGTCACATGCACCCCCCCGGAGCTGCGGTGCTGCAGCCGCCGCCGGACAACGTTACTGTTGCACAGCTTTCTCCTGAGAGAGAAAGGCGCAATTCATACCAGTGGATGAGCAAAACGGCACAAGCATCTTCTACAG GTAAAACAAGAACGAAGGAGAAATACAGGGTAGTGTACACAGACCATCAGAGgctggagctggagaaggagttTCACTTCAACAGATACATCACCATCAGGAGGAAATCCGAACTGGCTGTCAACCTGGGTCTGTCGGAAAGACAG GTGAAAATATGGTTTCAGAACCGCAGAGCGAAAGAGAGGAAGCTGATAAAGAAGAAATTGGGTCAGTCTGACGGCAGCAGCGGGTCTGTGCACAGTGACCCGGGTTCCGTGAGCCCTCTGCCGGTGCCGGGCTCCCTCAGTCCCACGGAGATCCACAGCTCTCTGTACCCTCCTCAGGGAATGAACACCTTGCCGTCTATCAGGAATATCCAGCAGGTGACTGTGACTCAGTAG